One genomic region from Sciurus carolinensis chromosome 2, mSciCar1.2, whole genome shotgun sequence encodes:
- the Pld4 gene encoding 5'-3' exonuclease PLD4 isoform X1 yields the protein MDAKAGSPELLAPLRTAAGDPEWCCSTPPHSPRGRGSTVLGMLATLGLGFLTLTYLLWQVPLPHTWYQTHPKEVAPESWEALEGQTGQQRDSCQFILVESIPQDLPYAAGSPSAQPLAQAWLQLLDTAQESIHVASYYWSLTGPDIGVNDSSSQPGEAVLQKLQQLLDRNVSLMVATNSPTLAKNSTDLQVLAAQGAQVRQVPMKHFTGGVLHSKFWVVDGQHIYLGSANMDWRSLTQVKELGAIIYNCSRLAHDLEKTFQTYWVLGAPQAVLPKTWPQNFSSHISRFQPLRGRFGGVPTTAYFSASPPALCPRGRTRDLDAVLAVMKGARKFIYASVMEYFPTTRFSRPARYWPVLDDALRDAAFGRRVCVRLLVSCGLSTDPTMFPYLRSLQALSNPSAGISVEVKVFIVPVGNHSNIPFSRVNHNKFMVTEKAAYIGTSNWSEDYFSSTSGVGLVVSQRALHAQPGVPPAQEQLRQLFERDWSSRYAVGLDGQAPGQDCAWQD from the exons ATGGACGCCAAGGCAGGTTCCCCAGAG CTGCTGGCACCACTGCGGACAGCGGCAGGGGACCCCGAGTGGTGCTGCTCCACGCCACCCCACAGCCCACGTGGCAGAGGGAGCACG GTGCTGGGCATGCTGGCCACGCTGGGGCTGGGCTTCCTGACTCTCACCTACCTCCTGTGGCAAGTGCCCCTTCCTCACACCTGGTACCAGACACACCCCAAAGAAGTGGCCCCGGAGTCCTGGGAGGCCCTGGAAGGACAGACTGGGCAGCAGAGGGACTCCTGCCA GTTCATCCTTGTGGAAAGCATCCCTCAGGACCTGCCATATGCTGCTGGCAGCCCATCCGCTCAGCCActggcccaggcctggctgcagcTGCTGGACACTGCCCAGGAGAGCATCCATGTGGCCTCTTACTACTGGTCCCTCACAGGACCTGACATCGGGGTCAATGACTCCTCTTCCCAGCCG GGAGAGGCCGTTCTGCAGAAGCTGCAGCAGCTGCTGGACAGGAACGTCTCCCTGATGGTGGCCACCAACAGCCCAACGCTGGCCAAGAACTCCACTGACCTGCAGGTCCTGGCAGCCCAGG GTGCCCAGGTGCGGCAGGTGCCCATGAAGCACTTCACTGGGGGCGTCCTGCACTCCAAATTCTGGGTTGTGGATGGGCAGCACATCTACCTGGGCAGTGCCAACATGGACTGGAGGTCCCTGACACAG GTGAAGGAGCTTGGAGCCATTATCTACAACTGCAGCCGCCTGGCCCACGACCTGGAGAAAACCTTCCAGACCTACTGGGTGCTGGGGGCACCCCAGGCTGTCCTCCCCAAAACCTGGCCTCAGAACTTCTCATCCCACATCAGCCGCTTCCAGCCCCTCCGGGGCCGCTTTGGCGGTGTGCCCACCACTGCCTACTTCTCG GCTTCCCCGCCAGCTCTCTGCCCCAGAGGCCGAACCCGGGACCTGGATGCGGTGCTGGCAGTGATGAAGGGCGCCCGGAAGTTCATCTACGCCTCAGTGATGGAGTACTTCCCCACCACCCGCTTCAGCCGCCCTGCTAG GTACTGGCCAGTGCTGGACGACGCGTTGCGGGACGCTGCCTTTGGCAGACGCGTGTGTGTGCGTCTGCTGGTCAGCTGTGGGCTCAGCACGGACCCCACCATGTTCCCTTACCTGCGGTCCCTGCAGGCCCTCAGCAACCCCTCTGCTGGCATCTCAGTGGAAGTG AAAGTCTTCATCGTGCCTGTGGGGAATCACTCCAACATCCCATTCAGCCGGGTGAACCACAACAAATTCATGGTCACAGAGAAGGCAGCCTACATAG GCACCTCCAACTGGTCGGAGGATTACTTCAGCAGCACCTCAGGTGTGGGCTTGGTGGTCAGCCAGAGGGCCCTCCATGCCCAGCCAGGGGTGCCACCTGCACAGGAACAGCTGCGGCAACTCTTCGAGCGGGACTGGAGTTCCCGCTATGCCGTGGGTCTGGACGGACAAGCCCCAGGCCAGGACTGTGCTTGGCAGGACTGA
- the Pld4 gene encoding 5'-3' exonuclease PLD4 isoform X2 yields the protein MDAKAGSPEVLGMLATLGLGFLTLTYLLWQVPLPHTWYQTHPKEVAPESWEALEGQTGQQRDSCQFILVESIPQDLPYAAGSPSAQPLAQAWLQLLDTAQESIHVASYYWSLTGPDIGVNDSSSQPGEAVLQKLQQLLDRNVSLMVATNSPTLAKNSTDLQVLAAQGAQVRQVPMKHFTGGVLHSKFWVVDGQHIYLGSANMDWRSLTQVKELGAIIYNCSRLAHDLEKTFQTYWVLGAPQAVLPKTWPQNFSSHISRFQPLRGRFGGVPTTAYFSASPPALCPRGRTRDLDAVLAVMKGARKFIYASVMEYFPTTRFSRPARYWPVLDDALRDAAFGRRVCVRLLVSCGLSTDPTMFPYLRSLQALSNPSAGISVEVKVFIVPVGNHSNIPFSRVNHNKFMVTEKAAYIGTSNWSEDYFSSTSGVGLVVSQRALHAQPGVPPAQEQLRQLFERDWSSRYAVGLDGQAPGQDCAWQD from the exons ATGGACGCCAAGGCAGGTTCCCCAGAG GTGCTGGGCATGCTGGCCACGCTGGGGCTGGGCTTCCTGACTCTCACCTACCTCCTGTGGCAAGTGCCCCTTCCTCACACCTGGTACCAGACACACCCCAAAGAAGTGGCCCCGGAGTCCTGGGAGGCCCTGGAAGGACAGACTGGGCAGCAGAGGGACTCCTGCCA GTTCATCCTTGTGGAAAGCATCCCTCAGGACCTGCCATATGCTGCTGGCAGCCCATCCGCTCAGCCActggcccaggcctggctgcagcTGCTGGACACTGCCCAGGAGAGCATCCATGTGGCCTCTTACTACTGGTCCCTCACAGGACCTGACATCGGGGTCAATGACTCCTCTTCCCAGCCG GGAGAGGCCGTTCTGCAGAAGCTGCAGCAGCTGCTGGACAGGAACGTCTCCCTGATGGTGGCCACCAACAGCCCAACGCTGGCCAAGAACTCCACTGACCTGCAGGTCCTGGCAGCCCAGG GTGCCCAGGTGCGGCAGGTGCCCATGAAGCACTTCACTGGGGGCGTCCTGCACTCCAAATTCTGGGTTGTGGATGGGCAGCACATCTACCTGGGCAGTGCCAACATGGACTGGAGGTCCCTGACACAG GTGAAGGAGCTTGGAGCCATTATCTACAACTGCAGCCGCCTGGCCCACGACCTGGAGAAAACCTTCCAGACCTACTGGGTGCTGGGGGCACCCCAGGCTGTCCTCCCCAAAACCTGGCCTCAGAACTTCTCATCCCACATCAGCCGCTTCCAGCCCCTCCGGGGCCGCTTTGGCGGTGTGCCCACCACTGCCTACTTCTCG GCTTCCCCGCCAGCTCTCTGCCCCAGAGGCCGAACCCGGGACCTGGATGCGGTGCTGGCAGTGATGAAGGGCGCCCGGAAGTTCATCTACGCCTCAGTGATGGAGTACTTCCCCACCACCCGCTTCAGCCGCCCTGCTAG GTACTGGCCAGTGCTGGACGACGCGTTGCGGGACGCTGCCTTTGGCAGACGCGTGTGTGTGCGTCTGCTGGTCAGCTGTGGGCTCAGCACGGACCCCACCATGTTCCCTTACCTGCGGTCCCTGCAGGCCCTCAGCAACCCCTCTGCTGGCATCTCAGTGGAAGTG AAAGTCTTCATCGTGCCTGTGGGGAATCACTCCAACATCCCATTCAGCCGGGTGAACCACAACAAATTCATGGTCACAGAGAAGGCAGCCTACATAG GCACCTCCAACTGGTCGGAGGATTACTTCAGCAGCACCTCAGGTGTGGGCTTGGTGGTCAGCCAGAGGGCCCTCCATGCCCAGCCAGGGGTGCCACCTGCACAGGAACAGCTGCGGCAACTCTTCGAGCGGGACTGGAGTTCCCGCTATGCCGTGGGTCTGGACGGACAAGCCCCAGGCCAGGACTGTGCTTGGCAGGACTGA